From Macrobrachium rosenbergii isolate ZJJX-2024 chromosome 55, ASM4041242v1, whole genome shotgun sequence, a single genomic window includes:
- the LOC136835495 gene encoding uncharacterized protein, translating to MSNLETSSERLAIYWSKPVTRTLIELYRQNLCLWNVKLKSYKNREKSITSLKTIAADIREQGAVVTTDDIQNKIYMLQNQFRREFKKMKDSQRSGAGTDNLYSPKLCYDDLAFLTDSDTIRPSVSNMDRSHNTEDGDKTSADITSDSELY from the exons ATGTCTAATTTGGAGACCTCCAGTGAGCGACTTGCCATTTACTGGTCCAAACCTGTTACACGCACGTTGATTGAACTTTATCGACAGAATCTATGTTTATGGAATGTGAAACTGAAGAGTTACAAGAACAGAGAGAAGAGCATTACATCACTGAAGACCATTGCTGCTGATATACGGGAACAGGGTGCTGTAGTTACGACAGAtgacatacaaaacaaaatatacatgcTACAAAACCAGTTTAGGCGtgaatttaagaaaatgaagGATTCACAAAGGTCAGGAGCTGGGACTGATAATCTTTATTCCCCAAAATTGTGTTACGATGACCTGGCATTCCTCACTGATAGTGATACGATAAGACCGTCAGTGTCAAATATGGACAGAAGCCACAATACCGAGGATGGAGACAAAACGTCTGCAGACATAACATCTGATAGTGAG CTGTATTGA